The Lepeophtheirus salmonis chromosome 1, UVic_Lsal_1.4, whole genome shotgun sequence genome has a segment encoding these proteins:
- the LOC121126715 gene encoding LOW QUALITY PROTEIN: thioester-containing protein 1 allele R1-like (The sequence of the model RefSeq protein was modified relative to this genomic sequence to represent the inferred CDS: deleted 1 base in 1 codon), translated as MWKSKVILLFLLSLITFVEAKKPTYTIIAPDVIRPNTDFLIAVSTHDISSDQDVLLTIKGLGESGDNIELTKETTVRPDETQIVRIGVGNLEEGKYMLHARGNSPLAFDHTQKLININQGYSVFVQTDKAIYRPGNVVKFRVIVVTPKLKPSVVGSIDVGVLDGKGHLVRQWDRVFTTGGVFAEEFLIDNDPVRGDWNITVNVSGQKFTKHFQVVEYVLPQIIVDIDIPKYGLFDEGLTSSKIKAYYPFGVPVKGEATVSIFPKYKSGLLQPIFINPIRKVVPIDGEVEVSFNIAKELNIRDDYSREIIFDVEIKEFLTDRVQNNTALYPMYKYDYKLEMVRTADAYKPGMPYTAYIKVAKQDNTPIVDKNAPIKLKWGFSNVHSDEYNTTTLLADENGIVSLTLDTPDVNNTDAVVLGIEASYKDLTQWFSTIPRAQSRSGLYLRSKLITKNPTVGETISIEITSSENIDSLTYLVFGRGKVALAITRKASGTMNNKISFRATSDMSPICRIIIYYVTSISGEIITDSMDFEVDGILTNFLSISSTKKVTSAASDVTINIKSKPNSFVGILAVDKSVRSLKGGHDVLLKEVTDELRRYDTANTPNFFPWFKFIKPNDGSLSWHTGSLNSEDTFVKSGTIIFTNGILEKDYTEESTNVIETEVHRTLAKNRPFGRPIPRPGVPTLNPDKGPGLEYESATRPPLEGPYAFSRFPRPLDNTPKIYLKNDLPETWLFLNATTDSNGRASIPVKAPEKTNTSWVISGFALDDLHGMGITEQFGSLEVFQPFYVQVDLPSSIKLGETLSVQMVVYNYLKEDIQASVTLEGHEEEFVFGEAQPHLFISDDNQIGSLISQEKEVVIRPGRGTIVSFLITPLILGDIKMRIKAVGKSDSSNVGNDNVVKTLTVNSEGEVMYINKGYLLDLKKTSEFKKNVTIDIPFNAVPGSENVYISWMADPLISAMNNLDKLIRYPTGCGEQNMIRLVPTLAILEYIDELDISATHQRNKALKTMELGYQRELTMRMIDGSFSFFGRDIDDSGSTWVTALVIGNFLKASKYIDIDPAVIQTGLDWLAKIQNDEGAFPEKGKIYFSELQESELGLTAFVVSALFSQKEDLDANQKNALNRGISFIAKHWKDVRTEVEDNPYIFSIIAYALAKTNHPDSNDAFNILKSVAKRNETMGWEWLEAKIPKEVENNHWYNQSNSLNNQMTAYYALVTLKNSPERVAPIMSWLVAQQNSMGGFSSTIDTYIGIEALKEFDLTLNIPNSTSKIDVNYSYLDNSRSREINPESLTISKRRVLPANIRNLTLEAQGTNAVGVVNVEYAYNLNVTASWPSFVLNPQLLPAPPAQLILNACVNYIFYSNKERSNMAVMEIDLPSGYTVDANSLPGLKRYEGVSRVETSLRNTRVIIYFQNIRKSEVCPTILGFRTYGVANQRPALIRVYDYYDQSRIARMFYQVRPATICEICSGEDCPEDGCKDKSFYPIYNPSYEAKVDPTPAPGATSKMSVSLFLMSSSLFFTLVSLVFAY; from the exons atgtggaAATCCAAGGTCATCCTTCTGTTCCTCCTCTCATTGATTACCTTCGTAGAGGCCAAGAAGCCCACATATACCATTATAGCACCGGATGTGATTCGTCCCAATACGGACTTCTTAATTGCAGTTTCCACTCATGATATTTCATCAGATCAGGATGTATTACTCACAATTAAAGGACTGGGTGAGTCTGGAGACAATATTGAATTGACAAAAGAAACAACGGTGCGTCCGGATGAAACTCAAATTGTACGAATTGGGGTGGGAAACTTAGAAGAAGGGAAATACATGCTTCATGCTCGAGGGAATAGTCCTCTTGCCTTTGATCACACTCAAAAGTTGATTAATATCAATCAGGGCTATTCTGTCTTTGTTCAAACTGATAAGGCTATTTATAGACCCGGGAATGTTGTTAAATTCCGTGTTATCGTTGTTACTCCTAAGCTCAAGCCAAGTGTTGTTGGATCCATTGACGTTGGAGTTTTGGATGGGAAGGGTCACTTGGTTCGTCAATGGGATAGAGTCTTTACTACCGGTGGAGTTTTTGCTGAGGAGTTTCTCATTGATAATGATCCTGTACGTGGTGATTGGAACATAACAGTGAATGTAAGTGGACAAAAGTTTACCAAACACTTTCAAGTCGTGGAGTACGTCCTTCCACAAATTATAGTTGACATTGATATTCCAAAATATGGTTTATTCGATGAAGGACTTACTTCCTCCAAAATTAAAGCATATTATCCTTTTGGAGTCCCCGTGAAAGGGGAAGCCACTGTCTcgatttttccaaaatataaatctgGACTACTTCaacccatttttataaatcctatCAGAAAAGTTGTGCCCATCGATGGAGAAGTGGAGGTCAGTTTCAATATTGCCAAAGAATTGAATATAAGAGATGATTACTCTAGAGAAATCATTTTTGATGttgaaattaaggaatttttgaccGATAGAGTTCAAAATAATACGGCTCTATATCCcatgtataaatatgattataaattgGAAATGGTTCGAACGGCTGATGCCTACAAGCCCGGAATGCCTTATACTGCATATATTAAGGTTGCAAAGCAGGATAATACGCCCATTGTTGATAAAAATgcacctattaaattaaaatgggGATTTTCGAATGTACACTCGGATGAATACAACACAACAACCCTGCTTGCAGATGAAAATGGAATTGTTTCACTTACCTTAGATACTCCTGATGTTAACAATACAGACGCCGTGGTTCTAGGAATAGAAGCTTCATACAAAGACTTAACTCAATGGTTTTCAACCATTCCCAGAGCTCAATCAAGATCAGGACTCTACTTAAGATCCAAACTAATTACGAAAAATCCCACAGTAGGAGAAACCATCTCAATCGAAATTACTTCAAGTGAAAACATTGATTCCCTTACATATTTGGTATTTGGACGAGGAAAGGTGGCTCTTGCTATTACCCGTAAAGCCAGTGGAACTATGAACAATAAAATCTCGTTTAGAGCAACAAGTGATATGTCTCCAATATGTCgaatcataatatattatgtaacatCTATTAGTGGAGAAATCATAACTGACTCAATGGATTTTGAAGTTGATGGAATACTCACCAATTTTCTGAGCATCTCTTCCACCAAAAAAGTTACCTCTGCAGCAAGTGATgtgactataaatataaaaagcaaGCCAAATTCGTTCGTTGGTATTCTGGCAGTCGATAAGAGTGTGAGATCTCTCAAAGGAGGTCATGATGTTCTTTTGAAGGAAGTAACGGATGAATTAAGGCGCTACGACACTGCAAATACTCCCAACTTTTTCCCTTGGTTCAAATTTATTAAGCCCAATGATGGTTCTTTGTCCTGGCATACAGGCTCTTTAAATTCTGAAGATACTTTTGTCAAGTCAGGTACTATTATTTTTaccaatggaatattggaaaAAGACTATACCGAAGAATCCACAAATGTTATTGAAACTGAGGTACATAGAACTTTAGCTAAAAATAGGCCGTTTGGACGTCCAATTCCAAGACCTGGTGTTCCAACCTTAAATCCTGACAAGGGCCCTGGATTGGAATACGAATCAGCCACGAGGCCTCCATTAGAAGGACCTTATGCCTTTTCACGTTTTCCAAGACCCTTGGACAATACtccaaagatttatttaaagaatgattTGCCTGAAACTTGGCTTTTTCTCAATGCAACAACTGACTCTAACGGAAGAGCATCAATTCCAGTTAAGGCTCCAGAAAAAACAAACACCTCATGGGTTATATCGGGTTTTGCTTTAGACGACCTACATGGTATGGGTATTACTGAGCAATTTGGATCTTTGGAAGTATTTCAACCTTTTTATGTCCAAGTAGATCTTCCATCTTCCATTAAACTTGGTGAAACTTTGAGTGTACAAATGGttgtatataattacttaaaggAGGATATTCAGGCTTCAGTGACTTTAGAAGGTCATGAAGAAGAATTTGTTTTTGGTGAAGCACAGCCTCATTTATTCATTTCTGATGATAATCAAATTGGTAGccttatatcacaagaaaaagAAGTTGTGATTCGACCCGGACGAGGAACAATTGTTTCTTTTCTCATTACTCCTCTCATACTCGGAGATATCAAAATGAGAATAAAAGCAGTAGGAAAGAGTGATTCTAGTAATGTGGGTAATGACAATGTTGTTAAAACTTTAACTGTTAACTCTGAAGGAGAAgtcatgtatataaataaggGTTACCTCCTAGACTTGAAGAAAACCTCCGAGTTCAAAAAAAATGTGACGATCGACATTCCCTTTAATGCAGTTCCTGGATCAGAGAATGTGTATATCTCATGGATGGCAGATCCTCTCATTTCAGCAATGAATAACTTGGATAAATTGATTCGATATCCAACGGGATGTGGTGAACAAAATATGATAAGACTTGTTCCAACACTTGCAATCCTAGAGTATATTGATGAATTAGACATATCTGCAACGCATCAACGAAACAAGGCATTAAAAACTATGGAATTGGGATATCAACGAGAACTGACAATGAGAATGATAGATGgctctttttcattttttggaaggGATATTGATGACAGTGGTTCCACTTGGGTCACTGCCTTGGTGATTGGAAATTTCTTAAAAGcctcaaaatatattgatattgacCCTGCTGTCATCCAAACTGGACTTGATTGGCTTGCAAAAATTCAAAACGATGAGGGTGCCTTCCCTGAAAAGGGAAAGATCTATTTCAGTGAATTACAAGAAAGTGAATTGGGACTAACTGCCTTTGTTGTGAGCGCCCTCTTCTCTCAAAAAGAAGATTTAGAtgctaat caaaaaaatgcatTGAATCGAGGAATTTCTTTTATTGCAAAACATTGGAAGGATGTGCGCACTGAGGTTGAAGATAACCCCTATATCTTTAGTATTATTGCATATGCTCTTGCTAAGACAAACCATCCTGATTCAAATGACGCCTTCAATATTCTTAAGTCTGTAGCCAAAAGAAACGAAACTATGGGATGGGAATGGCTTGAGGCCAAGATACCCAAGGAAGTTGAGAATAATCATTGGTACAATCAATCAAATTCCTTAAATAATCAAATGACTGCATACTATGCCTTAGTAACCTTAAAAAACTCTCCCGAAAGAGTTGCTCCAATTATGTCATGGTTGGTTGCACAACAAAATTCCATGGGAGGATTTTCATCAACTatagatacttatattggcaTTGAAGCGCTTAAAGAATTTGATTTAACTCTCAACATTCCCAATAGTACATCCAAAATTGATGTAAACTATTCTTATTTGGACAATTCACGTAGCAGAGAAATTAATCCTGAATCCTTGACAATCTCAAAGAGAAGAGTGCTTCCTGCAAATATTCGAAACTTAACTTTAGAAGCCCAAGGAACAAATGCTGTGGGAGTGGTTAACGTGGAATATGCCTACAATTTGAATGTTACTGCAAGCTGGCCCTCTTTTGTTTTAAATCCTCAGCTTCTACCCGCTCCACCAGCACAACTAATCCTTAATGCATGtgttaattacatattttatagtaacAAGGAGAGAAGTAATATGGCTGTAATGGAAATCGATTTACCTAGTGGCTACACAGTCGATGCTAACTCTCTCCCAGGTTTAAAACGCTATGAGGGAGTATCCCGTGTCGAAACGAGTCTACGAAATACTCGAGTCatcatttatttccaaaatattcgcAAAAGTGAGGTCTGCCCAACAATTTTAGGCTTCAGAACTTATGGTGTGGCTAATCAGCGACCAGCTCTCATCAGAGTATATGATTACTACGACCAGTCCAGAATTGCCAGAATGTTTTATCAAGTTCGTCCTGCAACGATTTGTGAAATTTGTTCTGGAGAGGATTGTCCAGAAGATGGTTGTAAAGACAAATCGTTCTATCCTATTTACAATCCATCTTATGAAGCTAAAGTGGATCCGACTCCCGCTCCTGGAGCTACCTCAAAAATGTCAGTATCTCTGTTTTTGATGAGCTCTTCATTGTTTTTTACTTTAGTCAGTCTTGTCTTTGCCTATTAG